From the Lolium rigidum isolate FL_2022 chromosome 2, APGP_CSIRO_Lrig_0.1, whole genome shotgun sequence genome, one window contains:
- the LOC124690189 gene encoding RING-H2 finger protein ATL1-like — protein sequence MASPAPAQPPGIRTISSPPPPSQRNPMHNSSTEGGVIAGLVIGFLACLFLFSVVWSIWMGRRDSRRAAAATPPRPWSPPRSREDGDQQLLRASASSQTALLPAFAYSPSVKHNVTDDGEEAATCSVCLAAFQLGETVRLLPACLHLYHAECIDPWLDAHSTCPLCRSDTADASMEMDVGRLPPV from the coding sequence ATGGCATCCCCAGCTCCGGCCCAGCCCCCGGGGATCCGCACCATTTCCAGTCCACCGCCGCCGTCCCAAAGAAATCCAATGCACAATTCCTCGACTGAAGGCGGCGTCATCGCCGGCTTGGTCATCGGCTTCCTGGCCTGCTTGTTCCTATTCAGCGTAGTGTGGAGCATCTGGATGGGGCGCCGTGACAGTCGTCGCGCCGCGGCGGCTACGCCCCCTCGGCCGTGGTCGCCACCCCGCTCTCGCGAAGACGGCGATCAGCAGCTCCTCAGGGCCAGCGCCTCCAGCCAGACGGCGCTTCTACCGGCATTCGCGTACAGCCCGTCGGTGAAGCACAACGTGAcggacgacggcgaggaggcggcgacgtgCTCGGTGTGCCTCGCCGCGTTCCAGCTCGGGGAGACGGTGCGGCTGCTGCCGGCGTGCCTGCACCTGTACCACGCCGAGTGCATCGACCCGTGGCTGGACGCGCACTCGACGTGCCCGCTCTGCCGCTCGGATACCGCCGACGCGTCCATGGAGATGGACGTCGGCCGGCTACCGCCCGtttag